The following are from one region of the Mauremys mutica isolate MM-2020 ecotype Southern chromosome 22, ASM2049712v1, whole genome shotgun sequence genome:
- the IL10RA gene encoding interleukin-10 receptor subunit alpha, whose protein sequence is MAPGFAALTVGVLVSLCLQIYGESLSQPGKVRFVADIINHVLHWTPGVNHSSDMLYEVEYKLYGKSPWMAVPDCTGISGHFCNLTYQTMDPSQRYYARVRAVSGNRTSGWTRTNAFSPKEATLRLSDVSLSVTDNTIHVSLQQLILRVGNETVSFKDIQKYGRQYRTYVKRASDNLQQVQVERREEFDIPMLLWGEQYCVSVEPCVLSRPVPSIRTEEKCVTIPKKDESTGIISVSVGIVLLVFSATLLLGTLLLCAYIKQPVRTPAILKSLLKPSGSEHEHFPFGARDVVVRFDEELIQQLSVCQKDTVQHHSTDSGSSPAQLPPDKACTFLTSPDDHEHLLELEGLAGGDSSCTSTDSGICLQDSSSGLSQFSGSESQDYKRQLPGSDDSGISLARHSLCLTLSSSGRDYTSVDEAQDQRERECDCSPLARGLSQEAVEFRGYLKQTKGTVERQQDRAEGQLPTQSPGGTDITLEMGCSEPALAKGYLKQVSPGLACGNADTVLARESGSQGFTSRLECNSSSLLNYGALGISVPSKSLPELPKVPFALGIFNTDLLGTLPLISSLHSNEQLCLEIDSLSLLGSECKDSRL, encoded by the exons ATGGCACCAGGTTTCGCAGCACTGACAGTGGGGGTGTTGGTGTCCCTCTGCCTGCAGATATATG GCGAGAGTCTGTCCCAACCAGGCAAAGTGCGATTTGTTGCTGACATCATAAACCACGTACTGCACTGGACACCCGGAGTGAACCACTCCAGCGACATGTTGTATGAAGTGGAATATAAGCT GTATGGTAAGTCTCCCTGGATGGCTGTTCCAGACTGCACTGGGATCTCTGGGCACTTCTGCAATCTGACCTACCAGACAATGGACCCTTCTCAACGCTACTATGCAAGAGTTAGGGCAGTATCTGGAAACCGCACCTCTGGCTGGACCAGGACGAACGCTTTTTCCCCAAAAGAAG CTACTCTGCGTCTATCAGATGTGAGTCTGTCTGTGACAGACAACACCATCCACGTGAGCCTGCAGCAGCTGATCCTGAGAGTGGGGAACGAGACTGTCTCATTCAAAGACATACAAAAGTATGGTAGACAATACAGAACGTATGTCAAGCGGGCGTCAGACAATCTCCAG CAGGTGCAGGTGGAGAGGAGAGAAGAGTTTGACATCCCCATGCTCCTGTGGGGCGAGCAGTACTGCGTCAGTGTAGAGCCCTGTGTCCTCTCCAGGCCAGTCCCCTCCATCCGGACCGAGGAGAAGTGTGTCACGATCCCCAAGAAGGACG AGAGCACGGGGATTATATCAGTCAGTGTTGGCATCGTTCTCCTCGTTTTCTCAGCCACTCTTCTCCTGGGCACTCTCCTACTCTGTGCATATATAAAGCAACCTGTGAGGACACCAGCCATACTG AAATCTCTCCTAAAACCCTCTGGGTCAGAGCACGAGCACTTCCCCTTCGGGGCCAGGGACGTGGTTGTGCGCTTCGATGAGGAGTTAATCCAGCAACTCTCCGTGTGCCAAAAGGACACCGTGCAGCACCACAGCACAGacagcggctccagcccggcacaACTGCCACCAGACAAGGCTTGCACGTTCCTGACCTCCCCGGATGACCACGAACACCTGCTGGAGCTGGAAGGCCTAGCAGGGGGCGACAGCAGTTGCACCAGCACTGACAGTGGCATTTGCCTACAAGACTCTTCCTCTGGCCTCAGCCAGTTCTCGGGCTCAGAGAGCCAGGACTACAAAAGACAGCTGCCAGGGAGTGACGACAGTGGCATAAGCCTGGCGAGACATTCCCTGTGCCTGACGCTCTCCTCCAGTGGCAGGGACTATACATCTGTGGATGAGGCGCAGGACCAGCGTGAAAGAGAGTGTGACTGTTCCCCGCTGGCCAGGGGACTCAGCCAGGAGGCTGTGGAGTTTCGTGGGTACCTGAAGCAGACGAAGGGTACAGTAGAGAGGCAGCAGGACAGAGCTGAGGGACAGCTGCCCACCCAAAGCCCTGGTGGGACAGACATCACGCTGGAGATGGGTTGCTCTGAGCCTGCCCTAGCCAAAGGCTATTTGAAGCAGGTGTCCCCAGGGCTCGCCTGCGGCAATGCAGACACGGTGCTCGCTAGGGAATCAGGCTCCCAGGGTTTTACAAGCAGGCTGGAGTGCAACAGCTCGAGTCTGCTGAACTATGGGGCATTGGGCATTTCTGTGCCCTCGAAATCCCTTCCCGAGCTCCCCAAGGTGCCCTTTGCATTGGGCATCTTCAACACAGACCTGCTGGGCACCCTGCCTCTCATCTCCAGCTTACATTCAAATGAGCAGCTCTGCCTGGAAATCGACTCTCTGAGCCTGCTGGGGTCTGAATGCAAGGACAGTCGCCTATAG